From the genome of Phlebotomus papatasi isolate M1 chromosome 2, Ppap_2.1, whole genome shotgun sequence:
taaaatcaaaaccacgttactctaaaatcaaaaccatgatactctaaaatcaaaaccatgatactctaaaatcaaaaccacaatactctaaaatcaaaaccatgatactctaaaatcaaaaccatgatactctaaaatcaaaaccataatactctaaaatcaaaaccatgatactctaaaatcaaaaccataatactctaaaatcaaaaccacgttactctaaaatcaaaaccatgatactctaaaatcaaaaccatgatactctaaaatcaaaaccataagtttctaaaatcaaaaccacaatactctaaaatcaaaaccacaatactctaaaatcaaaaccatgatactctaaaatcaaaaccacaatactctaaaatcaaaaccatgatactctaaaatcaaaaccataatactctaaaatcaaaaccacgttactctaaaatcaaaaccatgatactctaaaatcaaaaccatgatactctaaaatcaaaaccataatactctaaaatcaaaactacgatactcttaaatcaaaaccatgatattctaaaatcaaaaccatgatactctaaaatcaaaaccatgataaactaaaatcaaaaccacaatactctaaaatcaaaaccatgatactctaaaatcaaaaccataatactctaaaatcaaaaccataatactctaaaatcaaaaccacgttactctaaaatcaaaaccatgatactctaaaatcaaaaccataagtttctaaaatcaaaaccctgatactcttaaatcaaaaccacgatattctaaaatcaaaaccatgatactctaaaatcaaaaccatgatactctaaaatcaaaaccataagtttctaaaatcaaaaccacaatactctaaaatcaaaaccatgatactctaaaatcaaaaccatgatactctaaaatcaaaaccactatactctaaaatcaaaaccatgatactctaaaatcaaaactacgatactcttaaatcaaaaccatgatattctaaaatcaaaaccatgatactctaaaatcaaaaccatgatactctaaaatcaaaaccactatactctaaaatcaaaaccatgatactctaaaatcaaaaccatgatactctaaaatcaaaaccataagtttctaaaatcaaaaccacaatactctaaaatcaaaaccatgatactctaaaatcaaaaccacaatactctaaaatcaaaaccacgatactctaaaatcaaaaccacaatgctctaaaatcaaaaccacgatactataaaatcaaaaccatgagactctaaaatcaagcccataagtttctaaaatcaaaaccataagtttttaaaatcaaaaccattatactctaaaatcaaaaccataagtttctagaatcaaacccataagtttctaaaatgaaacccataagtttctaaaatcaaacccataagtttctaaaatcaaaaccataagtatctaaaatcaaaaccatgataccctaaaatcaaaaccacaatgctctaaaatcaaaaccacgatactctaaaatcaaaaccacaatgctctaaaatcaaaaccatgagactctaaaatcaaaaccataagtttctaaaatcaaacccataagtttctaaaatcaaaaccatgatactctaaaatcaaaaccataagtttctaaaatcaaacccataagtttctaaaaacaaaaccataagtttctaaaatcaaaaccacaatgctctaaaatcaaaaccacgatactctaaaatcaaaaccatgatactctaaaatcaaaaccacaatactctaaaatcaaaaccatgatactctaaaatcaaaaccataatactctaaaatcaaaaccactatactctaaaatcaaaaccatgatactctaaaatcaaaaccacgatactctaaaatcaaaaccatgatactctaaaatcaaaaccacaagtttctaaaatcagaaccataagtttctaaaatcaaaagcacaatactctaaaatcaaaaccataagtttctaaaatcaaaactacgatactcttaaatcaaaaccatgatactctaaaatcaaaaccacaagtttctaaaatcaaaaccataagtttctaaaatcaaaagcacaatactctaaaatcaaaaccataagtttctaatatcaaaactacgatactcttaaatcaaaaccatggtactctaaaatcaaaaccacaatactctaaaatcaaaaccatgatactctaaaatcaaaaccacaatactctaaaatcaaaaccacaatactctaaaatcaaaaccacaatactctaaaatcaaaaccacaatactctaaaatcaaaaccatgatactctaaaatcaaaaccacgatactctaaaatcaaaaccataagtttctaatatcaaaactacgatactctaaaatcaaaaccatggtactctaaaatcaaaaccatgatactctaaaatcaaaaccatgatactctaaaatcaaaaccataagtttctaaaatcaaaaccacaatactctaaaatcaaaaccacaatactctaaaatcaaaaccacaatactctaaaatcaaaaccacaatactctaaaatcaaaaccacaatactctaaaatcaaaaccatgatactctaaaatcaaaaccacgatactctaaaatcaaaaccataagtttctaaaatcaaacccataagtttctaaaatcaaacccataagtttctaaaatcaaaaccataagtttctaaaatcaaacccataagtttctaaaatcaaaaccataagtttataaaatcaaaaccacaattctctaaaatcaaaaccataagtttctaaaatcaaaactacaatactctaaaatcaaaaccacaatacactaaaatcaaaaccataatactctaaaatcaaaaccatgatactctaaaatcaaaaccataatactctaaaatcaaaaccatgagtttctaaaatcaaaaccacaatactctaaaatcaaaaccacaatgctctaaaatcaaatctataatactctaaaatcaaaaccacaatgctgtagaatcatcaccacaatagtctaaaatcaaatccccaatactctaaaagaattcaaaaccacaatagaccaacatcaaaaccaaagtactctaaaagcaagacaataatattctaaaatcaaaaccatattagtcttaaatatttcagattaagcaacatacttcagtggagatgaattccgattggaaaagtttatataaaaatatcgaaataagacagactatgagaggttctaagccttgatactctaaaatcaaaaccattatactcttaaatatttcagattaagcaacatacttcagtggaggtaaattccgattggcaaagttcatatagaaaattgaaatgaaagatgcatatgagagtttcatggaagtgaatacgcgcgcatcatatgcatcacgtggaaaaaggtaaagaatgaaatatataacattcacaaaaaaaccctcaaattgccttgattcaaaacctcagaatactctactttcagaaccagcaatactcgacaatcaacacagcaaacactccaaaatcaaaaccatggtactctaaaatcaaaaccatggtactctaaaatcaaaaccatggtactctaaaatcaaaaccatggtactctaaaatcaaaaccatagtactctaaaatcaaaaccatagtaccctaaaatcaaaaccatggtactctaaaatcaaaaccatggtaccctaaaatcaaaaccacaatactctaaaatcaaaaccatgatactataaaatcaaaaccacaatactctaaaatcaaaaccatgatactctaaaatcaaaaccatggtactctaaaatcaaaaccacgatactctaaaatcaaacccataagtttctaaaatcaaacccataagtttctaaaatcaaacccataagtttctaaaatcaaacccataagtttctaaaatcaaacccataagtttctaaaatcaaacccataagtttctaaaatcaaaaccataagtttctaaaatcaaaaccatgatactctaaaatcaaaaccacaatactctaaaatcaaaaccatgatactctaaaatcaaaaccatggtactctaaaatcaaaaccataagtttctaaaatcaaacccataagtttctaaaaacaaaaccataagtttctaaaatcaaacccataagtttctaaaatcaaacccataagtttctgaaatcaaaaccacaatgctctaaaatcaaaaccacaatgctctaaaatcaaaaccacaatactctaaaatcaaaaccatgatactctaaaatcaaaaccatttttgctacaaattcaaaactatttttctctaaatttaagagtaaaaaagtctaaattcaaagctactgaatttcaaaaccatcgtactctaaaatttaagaaaatgctcttatagaaattttttcttaatttaagcgaaatttaagaaaaaaattgcttggagcaaaatcgaacccttagttagagtatttttttcttgaatttagagggtaatttttctctgtgaagtACTGCAATAACAGGTCTATACTACCATAAAAGCATTTTATTAGTAGTTAAACTTTcatataatttgaaataagtgaaatttaatttatttgtatacATCTTCgattaataaatattactataaaattacaaaacgttttcaaacATAAACCATGTCAACATAAAACatttaacattttgaaaaaaaagttttatacgCTTTTTATTGGCATCTTCAgtttctttttgtaatttgtctcaataaaattttattccatttatagtgcttaaaataatatttattcgcGAATCATTTGAAATTATGTGAAAGTCTGGTGGTTGAAATTGTGTCGTAATGCATTTCTTTTTTGTCCATggcattttcataaaatatacaTTGACAATATACATAAATTCTATTCTTAGATCTCTCCTTAAGTGCTTTCATTCGAGGCAGAAATACACAGATCACCCAATTTGAgtttaaaattaagtttttgtCATTAATGTTTATCAGTTATAGTGCAAGATTTTGCAATGTTCAAGCTCTAACTAAGAAatgaagaaagaattaaattaccaaaatatttCTGGAAATGTTAGGTGAAACTCTTGGACTATCCCTCATTCTTATAATCCTAACAAATTCTCATTTCCTCTGATTATGCTAAGAGGTTGCCAAAATGTATTTCACCAATCCTTGATCACAAATAACTCTAGATACTTTAAGTTCTACACAAGTAACTCAGAGTGAactaaataattctcaaaataatCGAGGTATCGATTTGCggttttttgcaaagtttatcGGGTGAACACtggaaaaaataaaagggtcagattgacccttttcaaaaggatggatcgtatttgaacctttgaaaggttcacttttgtatctcttgaaattttgtatgcacatttatcacgaataatcatgttttattgtaaacttattactgatatcatatttctctcatctgagcgaacatcaaagatcactttttcattgtttttttattcgtttattccggaattaaatagatgtaataattaaatataagATAATATAAGATAATTAAATAGAAgatcaaaaccgtgaccctttcgaagggtacctggtgactctttcaaagagtcaaatatgatccatcctttggaaaagggtcaatttgacccttttatttttaccagtgaatatTGCAACTTGGTGACATTTACAATAATTCAATTTCAAGACTCTCCtttcttattttctcaataGCATCAGCTCTAATTTtgagtgctcgtttttcgtttgaacctcaatatcgatgTTAAAAAACaaactgagagaaaagttgtacatgggcgaaaatgtagctgattaaattctctatcaatctcataaaacagattgtgaggcacagtcctagttttcgagatatttttgatcaaatttactaaaaagttcgattttcccatgttttctgacatatttgagactacagcgcccctggtgtcagttgtacgaacttcatctgttcagaggatttatcggacATGTAAAAGAGAACAATTCATTctatagtgagaaataaatcggttcagcagaatcggagatgtAGGCatccaagtatcaaaaaacgtaaaaaacggtttttcctaaataccaggcgcaaaatccaaatgaaatcaaaatgataagtattttcgtaaatcatttgaccctagcaataaaaaaaaatagcatgagaacccagggtaAAAaagaagttcaaaattgttgcacagtgttatggTAATTCAAAATTGTTCCACCGAAAGTCGAATGAGCGATATGTAATGCTCTCTCCTCttctaaacaataaaaaaaataaaacttttgagATTGAATCTAAGGTCTTATATCGTTATTTCTAACCCATtgacttttaaaattaatatctttaaaaagtaaaaaggaATCTTGAATAAATAATCTGTAAGTATTTGCTGCCAAAACTTTGCGTTCCTTCTTATAACATGACTAATGTAATTCAATACACTTgcttttcaagttcgattaatATGTTTGCGATACCAAACAAAACTTTCGACCTTTCTTTTTCAGAACCTGTGCCGTTTGTCAAGATAGTATATAAAGCTATAAATTTCACAGTTCTATTTTGATAGGCAATATGACAAAATCCAAAAGTTATCTTGCTTTATATAAGGCACACGTTTTAAAGGTCACATTTAagacatttaatttatttgtctgAGATAACTTACTttaaatttgcttaaaatattgtcGTAGACCAGTAAAGTATGTCAAGGTTTGTCTAAAATGTTAGGtatcattttgaaattttttttctgaaattaaataaatcggATGAATGGATTCGTTTGTGCATGGCACAGAATTTatggtattttaaaaatagttaattTATGTTACATCTTggcttttatttttgattttccgAAGAACACGTCACACAAAGTGATTTCCGGATTGTTGGTGGTAAACCGTATAATGCCACTGACTTTGGATATTTTGCATCCCTGAGAATACAACAATACAACTATCACTTTTGCGGTGCAGCTATTGTAGCTCCTTATTGGGCCGTAACTGCTGCTCATTGTTCATCAGCAATGCAAGTTGGACCTTTGGAAATTGTGGTCGGCACGCAAAGTATTTTAGAAGGAGGACAGAGATACAATGTGTCGAAGATTGTAATTCATCCAAAGTTCAACATTACTATACTTCAGAATGATTTAGCTCTTGTAAAAACAACGAGTCCAGttgattttaatgaaaaagtttATCCAATTAAAATGGCTGCTACTGAGTTCTACATAGGTCCTGGCATTGATCTGACAGTTTTTGGCTGGGGATTAACATCAGTAAGTATACAACATGTTTATTTaacatttcaaattaaaaaccaACCAAATCAAGCATTACATCAAAGAAATGTGcagtaaaagagaaataaagtATTTTCTCATTAACGTAGTTCATCATACTGCTTTTAATTAGGAAAATGTCATTTCAGCTACAATGATTGCTAAATTCCACCATTTGTGGTTTTCACGTCTTTCCCATATGAGGGCATGTTCTAAAAGAGCTCCACAAAAGTGGCAATTGATATTAATCATATGGCTATTTTCAGTATCCGAATGGTACAGTCCCTATTAACTTTCACTACATCCGATTGCGCTCAATCACCAATACAGAGTGCACAGCTCGATACGCAGAAACTGGAGTACCGGAAATAGAAATCTACCAACTCTGCACCTACAATGATGTCAATGAGGGATCATGTAAAGGAGACTCTGGAGGACCCTTGGTGTCTCAGGATATCCTAATGGGAATTGTATCTTGGGGAGTCCCTTGTGGTCAAGGATATCCTGATGTCCATACTAGGGTTGCCTACTTCAGGACCTGGATTGATTCTATTATTGAGGACGATGAGgattctcaaaattatttaaagaaggAGCCAGAGATTCAAGAAGTTAAAATAGAGGAAGAAAATCCATCTCAGtaagaaatgtaaatttttaaataaaccttTTTGTTGAACTTCAGTAAATTTAATATCAGCCCTAGGGTTCATTTAAATCAACGAAAATATATATGATAGTTTCACTCATCTTTCAATTCCAGAGTGAAATGTCTCTGCATAACTCACTAAGGTGTCTCAAGTCATTCAGGTAACATCAATCTCTGTGAAGATATCAGCCTGTGGATGAAACCTGAAGACATAAGACTTAAGATTTAGCACTCACTCAGTACTCAAAAAGGTCAGGTTATATATCTACCATATCAAAAATGGGAATTATCAATTCTGAAAGGTGCATTGAAGGTACTGCACAACAAGAATAATATAGTGTTCGAAGTTGacagagagagagcagtataatccctcgattttttcatccATCACAATTTGCACTTTACATCCTTcggggaccacttttctcaacatatcctCGCGCTTCAGACGATATAAAAAACATATATGTCACGTTTTTGCCCGTCTATCCGTTAGTCAATCCATTCGGGTTACGCTTTGAGACCAACCGATTAGAGTTAAGAACTTGTGACCTCCGGGGAACCTTCATAAGTCGACCCTGAGTCGACTAGCACGCCCCTCTTCTCCACATATCTAAGtgcgatttatttattttcctacGCGTATATTTCACCCAAATATGAAAATACAGTCCATTCAATCCGAACAACGGTTTTTAAGGACAAGGGttaaaaagtttcaaaagagtgtatttctcaaatGAACCAAGTCGTGTTTCGGATCATTGGAAATGTCACTGAATTTTCGAAAAGTCTGAACCACTTGAAATCTGTTACGAGCCAGTAATAAACCTTCATGAACCGATAtcctaatttattttaagcGATGTTTATttctaaatcaattaaaaattagttgTGAATAGGTAAGtggtacactcttagaaaagtttagacatcattactaatgaaaatttgttgatcgggtgattattatcaaaccaatttaaaaattaaaatagttcttataatcttaaaacattttactcatagtaaatttattagtagtgagaatataaggcaatatttacgtggataagttgcggcaattgttttataatggtttcatataattgttttgtgttaattaaatgaaatcgatatcccaactaatattggtcactaatccctattagttctcacaactaatgcaaataaatgggcctatattttcataaagttctcaCAACTTTTTCAATTGTAAAAAGTAGTTTTATACTTatgtgttgaagctttttcgagctatatagtaaccacaactaatacgatatagttattacagccaataagatggatatcaaccacatttatttagttattggaactaatatgttatagtacccgttactaatttaatttacttatgataactaaatgaaaaagataatgtaactaatattggtcaactatttcatttagttaccctagcTAAATATATGAATGAgtctatgcttactatattttatagtttccataactgTATATGAGGTAATTGGGACTACATATTTCTAAGAGTGTAAAAGATGCGAAAATCTTTCtaaggtaggggagactggggcaaaaagtcacaaatcgaaaaattcaaaattcaatatcttccaaagtaaagcagatagcggctcaaatttttttcatagataacctccatagaccttcttcaatgtcgtaagtttcttagaattccaacaaggaatttagaaaataaaaaatatcgaaatttttagctctatgtttgaaatattttccttgcagaagattacaattattacctacttattttccaaaatttatgcactggtgaatattttctaaatcatttggatttcttgaatacgaatccgctatctattttacaatttcacaaaagttcttttctccagaaatccttttattaaaaatggccacttggggtaaaaagtaacaaaaggtatagagcaaaaagtaacaaaaaagctaagcaatttctgatgtttcacggcgaaaagaaacgtcttTATCATgtttcgccgcttgttgtttgcattggtcaaacgatttgcagtcttttgtgtgtatttttctaaaatagcttgaaaagcgcttttctcgttttctcacttttctcgcagagaaaacggtgtttcacaaaagtgtagatgaataaattttctatgaaaatatgtcctctaggtatttttttaaatttacggaagcctgtaatgaagcgaatcaaaatatgataatacccaatgtctggtactatttgccccagcatttttgagaatagtcacaaaattaccttttagaaactggctcgataaacgtatttctttacaaaatagagaaaaattactttcacaaagttgtagagcggtaaatttcctataaaactgcgctaattagaaagtTTTGAAACGGtagagtagcttgtaaaaaaaataaaatatccgttttgttactttttgccccagttttccctatagtGTCTAAGTTACGACTTGGAGCAATTCGAAAAACATGGATCGTCTTGCCACCTCTTTCACTTTCTTTTTCTGATTATAGAATGAACCATTTCGATTTGGTTGCCAAACTGCTAATTACCcgatcaaaaatattaattcgCATCTTAATTGAAGAATGGGAAATTggcctaataataataataataataataataataaaggaataattccatgaaggaacaaggccttcccgcaaggggacttctagacatgcattattattttttcttgtacgggatgaggttgtcagtcccatgcccgtggaatcaagtgcagtgaagctcactggatgcaatccgaacacctttaacgccagaaaaattcctggtgacctaaagggagtTCGACccgggacatttgcatcatagagcgagtgctctaccacttggccCATTGAGTGTCCGAAATTGGCCTAAAATAGAGAAATTTGACTAGAAAAATGAGAATGATGCTTCCCAGAAAGCCTTAAAAATAGGGAAAACAAATAATAACTTAcatgataaaaaaatttaaaaaaaaatacttcaaaacaaaaacaaatattttaattggtGATATTCTTAGTAATATCACGTGTTTTGATATTTAGATAAATTTGCATTTCAATCCAATATGTCTCAATGTTACCTACTCAAACAGACTGTTTGGTGTATTTATGTCAATTTGCTATGTACGAGAATATCATCTCatataaatacaattttctaTGCCATCCAATTTCATAGTTGGGTGAACATTGAAACCAAATTTGGTGCTCAAGTGTACAATTTTGGATTCCGCACCATTCTCATCGTTTGCATGCAAAAGACACCAACCTCAATTGCAGGTGTGAGTAAGAATTTATTTGCTTTCTCGTGGTGGATGGTCGTGACACAAAAGAGTCAAGACCATAGTAATGCTATCAGTTGATAGCAATTTGTGAGTTTTTCCACTGCCTGTTAAATATTTCGGGAACATTAAGTTAATTTATTTAGTTCTTTTCTGCAATTTGTTTTATTGTCAATTTGAACGGAAAATGGATcttttttgctgaagattgaTTCATTTCAGATGTTCTAATTCTAGTTTCCTTTGCCCACAATTACTTTGTAGCTGAAAACATGTAATTGTAATTCGTGGTGAAACAACCTTGTTGAGATGTGACAGTGATTTAGAATTTCAGCGACATTTTGAAGATTTGCACTTCATCCCCGAGAAATTTACACACTTTTCCCACCAAACGTACAAATTGCTAAGATGAATGTCATGAGaaatgtaagaaaaaagctcaacACTCGACAGAGATTTATTTCCTGTGTGAAAAAAAACCATGTGAGTATTTGCAGGAGGTGATTTCTGCATTTGGTTAGAGAGAATTTTGGATTATTTCCACCCTTTACCATTCTCACCTATTTCCCTTAGGTAAATACGTGGTACATATAATTTAAAGTAACTTTGTCTTAAAAGGAGCTTTAACAGATCctgcaaaaaaaatagaaagtcaCCTTCAATCTCTGGAGTCTTGAACGAACCAAAATGGTAACTTTTTTCCCTTCCAGGATAAGCCTGAGGTGTGAAAAATAGGTGTGAAAAAAGCAGAGGCAAGAAATAAACAAGAAAATTGATGAATGAAACATGAATAAGAGCATAGAGGTAGCTTTTGAATGGTAAAGTGAATTGATTCCAAACACCTCCCTAATGGATTTCTTTCATTCTTCATCCATCTGTTTTATGCATGTCTCTTGGAAAGTTtcaacgtaaaaatacaactgAAACTGTGACAGTCAGCTTTCACGTATAAATCACATTTTCTaggaattatcaaaaatatagaatgttttcttgaaaatctcatgggaaCATCCTTAATGAAAACAGTCAACGTTACTCACTCTTCAGAGGCTTACGATTTCCTAAAGCATATACCTAATGTAACTACATATTATGCCACCATATGATGAAAAATGTTTTCGTTAATGGGTGGATTACTTTCCAATGCTATCCACCTGCTTCCCGAGATATTACCAGAATCACATCAAAACGGGAATTTAGGCTAGTACGGAGTATATAGTTTTTTATAAGTCATTAAAAGTATCATACATTTAATGATTTAGTATATACTTTACACTTTATACGTGTAGAGGAGGTCACAGACATGCCTGGGATGGTTACTGGTCAGTTTATTGTACCCATCTTCTTTATTTGTATAGTGACATCCTGGCgcccctaatggcctctacacactagagaaattatgtctattttgaagtaaattcaTTACCTTTGTGTAAGAAAACTCTTcgatatgaacataaatttctctaatgtgtagaggccataaagaaGGACAATAAGTTTCATattgagaagttttaatgaCAGAGGCAGGGCAAAGTCGCTCAGAGATATCCTCCGTTGTATACTGAATACCGGACAGTAACACAGAATGTTATACTGTCTTCTTGGTGCTATAGACAATACTGGCAAATCTCATCTTTGCTAATGCTTCTGTGCTAATGTGTCCTAATACCAGAGCATAATATCCCGTATATGCAAATCAACGATCGTTTGGTTCCAAGACTAGCTTAGCATATCGAAGACCAGGGGATGAATTCTGAAATtcatgagtttttcacgtgatcGCCTTTTGTGAGTATTTCATAATCTTTCATACAAATTGTCATGTGAAAGAGTCACGATGACCTAGACCAGATGACCAGAAtttacataataatttttgttaaagtcTTTTGAAACACTTAGTTAAGACGATCTCAAATCAGAGAATTTATCGCTTTATAAACTCACATTCTCAGAATTCGTAGCCAGGCCGTTTAGCCCAGAGTGTCTTGTGAGCCCAATACTTGCCGACTGCTAAACCCAGCGGGCATCTGACCATTAGACGTCATTTGAAGTCACCTATTCATACATGGAGATGACCTACCCCTGTGTGTTATGATGGGATAACATCAT
Proteins encoded in this window:
- the LOC129800289 gene encoding chymotrypsin-2-like, which produces MSSDFRIVGGKPYNATDFGYFASLRIQQYNYHFCGAAIVAPYWAVTAAHCSSAMQVGPLEIVVGTQSILEGGQRYNVSKIVIHPKFNITILQNDLALVKTTSPVDFNEKVYPIKMAATEFYIGPGIDLTVFGWGLTSYPNGTVPINFHYIRLRSITNTECTARYAETGVPEIEIYQLCTYNDVNEGSCKGDSGGPLVSQDILMGIVSWGVPCGQGYPDVHTRVAYFRTWIDSIIEDDEDSQNYLKKEPEIQEVKIEEENPSQ